GCGTGGATTCCCAGTTTGTCAGCCATCAGGAAGCGGAAGCGGGCCGAGTCCAGGTTGGTGCCGCTGCCGATGACGCGGTGCTTGGGGAGGCCGCTCAGTTTCCAGGTCACGTAGGTCAGCACGTCCACTGTTTGAACAGAGCTGTTAAAACATCATCTCTGCATGAGACCCAGAAGACGAGTGAGGAAACGCTGGGTGGACGGTACCTGGGTTAGAAACCacgatgatgatgcagtcgggGCTGTATCGGACGATCTGGGGGATGATGTGCTTGAAGATGTTGACGTTCCTCTGGACGAGGTTCAGCCTGCTCTCCCCCTCCTGCTGACGCACTCCGGCTGTCACCACCACGATGCGGGAGTTTGCTGTCACCGAGTAATCTGaccgaggaggagaaagagacagtGAAGAGGGTGATTGATGTATCCTGAGGTCATCAGGTCTTTTGAACATCAGCCGCTCTCACTCAGGAGACCCAGCCGAGGTTGATCAAGCCTCAACTTGTGCCCTTGTTGCACTCTCCTACAGATTCACGTTATTGATCCTCCCCTGGCACGGacagctccagcagctcactCACAGATTCCAATCATTTGTGTTTTAGGATGATCAGCGAATATGATGGGTAATATAAATAGTCCCGTTTGTAATTTCGACAGGTTCAAAGAAGCGGCAACTCGATACCTGACGGGATTCAAACTAATCGCATGATTTGGATATGAACTTACCTTTGTCTGCGACTATTGTTGGAGTTTTGAGGAAGAGGCTGCCGTGCTGCAAGTCCATCATCTCCCCCTTCAGCTTGTCCTCCATCACGTCCACCAGGGCCAGCTCATCAGCCAGCTCCTGCACACACAGGAGGTCAGAGGCTGCATGACTCTGCTTCACCCAACTATAAACTCATCCAGCAACATATCCACTCTTTACAGTTTGAGTAACTGGTTGAAGTTATATCAATGCATAAGATCAATGTGTTAAATATGTAAAGAACCTGACCCAATGGCACATCCACTGTTCATTTAAAACTACAGATCTCTGCATATGCTGTATGTGCTGCCCTATGGCCACATTATATCATGTTCAAAATATTATGTACTTTCTGCTGCGTTTTTTAGATGAAAATTCATCTtgtatcaaatatataaaaccaaaaaatatatatttttacctgttttcCTAATCCTTTACCTAGTGACATTGCAAATAGTGACcagatttttataaataaacatctACTGAGTATTCAAAATTAGGAAAAGGGATTCGTCAATGTGATATAATTTAGTTATTAATAGCTGGAACTATTGTATTTGCAATACTTAGATTGAAATTATGATAATCAGTTTAGATCAGTATTTTATTGTCCCACTTGGAGTCATTTGGCTTAAGTAGCAAGCAGCTAAATATGTTACAATATACTGTGTACTTTCTCTCTGTATGAGATTAGTGTTTTCTGGACCTGGTCCCTTACAAATAAAAGTAAACTAGTTTGTTGCGTCTGTTCAGACAGGAAGCGGCTGCACAACTCGAAGAACAACAGAAGCTTGGTTGAACTGATTTGGTATCACTGTAGATTTccacaaattgtttttttctttccagtcTGCCTGTCACCACACCTTCGTTAGCACCGTGCAGGGTTAACACCCAGATCAGACACCAAGAGATCTGTAATCCACAGTCAGCCTCTGATGATCCTGGCTGTTACCCAAACCTGTGACAGCAGCAGGCTGgagggtatcatttgagttgaggCAGAACCAGTGGGGGGGGTTCTCTTACCCTGAGCAGGACGCTGATGGCACAGGCCATGCCGACCTGGCCCACGCCCACCACTGTCACTTTATTCCTGGGCGGCTCAGGAGGACCACTGAAGACCGGGGTGATGAGCTTCTGCAGGATTGAGGCCATGTTAAAAGCTGAGGAATGGAAATGATAGATGTAAACAAGAGTCAgtcattcagtgtgtgtgtgtgtgtgtgtacatttcatACAGAGCAACACATCCCTGCAGCCAAAGAAAAGGCTGCGTGCACAAACTTCATAAATACTGCATTCAGGATACAGCACGTCACAGTCAGAGTACAGAGGAGTCACATATTAACAGTTTTCTCATTATCACTAATGGATGCATGACCTCTGAGACATGATCTaaatttattacaaaaatagaGGAAAACACAGTGACAGCTCTGTCCCACATTTCTCCTTCTGCAGAGTTGACCTTCAACAGAGAcccactgcagccagacacagaaacaccagCGTTATACTTGCATTGCTGGGCGATGCTCCGAGCTGCGAGGTATAAATACCAGCATGTGATCAGCATGGCAGACTGAGAGGACACCTGCGGTGGGTTTCCACAGAGCTGCGTGCGCCCTGCATCCACAACACTGTCAAGTCTGTGCGCTCCAGACTGAGGCAGGTATCCGGTCAGCTGCAGCACGCAGCACATGTGACTCAGAGCCGGTgagcccccctcctccctctcctcacctctcctcccaaAACGGGGAGCGGAGCCAAACTTGACTGAGTGACTGCAGACTGTGGAAGGAGTTACTGTAATCCCTTAACGCTGCCTCCATCTGCCGCACCAGCTCTACTGATGATCATCAACCATAACCTAATTGGATGTCGTCTATATGGACCAACTAATTGATGTCTATTTTTGATAATTGGGAATTTATCAAATAATTTACCATAATTATGTCTCTAAAATAAGCACAATCCCATGTAATAGCCTTAACTTCGACTATATAACCATTAGATACAGAATCTGAATTTAATGCAGTTAAAAATAATAAGAGTTGATTGTTTATTTAGAATTGTTTCAGTACAACAGAGACATTAGACACAGAGACATCTGGATAATCCCCTCATCCGGTCCATTCATTAGACCTGTGACACTGGATTACTGAGAGAAAGCGTTGCACACTTCAAGCATGTAAACACAAGCGGTTAATGAGGTGGCTTATCCCGCAAGGTCACAGAGGGGTCGCTGGCCTCCACAACTTTTAAGTGTGCAGAATAAATGTATGGTCAGTGTCTCAATGGTCGAGCAACAGGAGAGTCGTCAGATTATTGGCTTATAATACGAATGTCGTATAGAAACACAGATATGTAGAGACCTCATCTTTGTCTACTGCGAAGACACATTGAGTCGCACTTTCTACTTGAACCCAGACATTCGAAGTAGATAAGACGTTCAGCTGTTTGATGAGAggttaaaataaacatacaacTAAGGGAAGCAGGTGCACTTACTGATAAAGCCACatatttaactgtaaagtgtAACGTATAAACACAAAGTAGAAACTGTTATACAAAAGGGAGCATACACAATATTTCATGAAAGTGTCCAGTCTCAGTGATGCAGATGATGGTTCTGTTACTGTATTGGTACATTTGTCAACATCCGCTGTCAAAACAATGGTCAGCAGATTgtggattttattattattttattatatattattgatGACTAAACAAATGTGACTTGCAGTCTAATGTGGGTTAAGCGGGATCTGAGCTCAGATATACAGTTGCtgtttacttttactttctCCATAAAAAGACTAGTCCGTCTCAGTCAGATTTCTCAAAGctacacaaaatgaaaacatggttGTTCACCTGTTGTCGAGGGTCCGGCTGAGTTCTTGTCGTGTCTCTGAAGCTTCAGGAGGATTCtctctgagagtgtgtgtcctcctgctcctctctcctctccctgctgtGCTGTCAGGCTGCAGTCTGCTGGATTTATTTGACTAAGTCTCTCCATCCCCTACAAAGTCTCAGTTTGGCATTCGAACAGGCACCAGCTGCtattttcaacaacaacaacaacaacaggcaggcaaaaacaacaataacatgcATTCCCTTTTAAATAACTGTTCCAAGTACCACATTGATGCAGGTGTAATGCCCACATTGAGAAAGGTTGTCAATAACATAAATGAccattatgattattattattgatcagTATAGATTATTTTTTACATCACTGCACTGGTAAAGATCCAATAAAAGGCCACTGCAATGTTTTGGCTGAAGattttcacattaaaatgaTTCCATAACTTAACCTGCAGAGACGGGAGCTACATGGAGCCTCTGAGCTGCGGAAAGAGAGTGGGGTCTCAAAGGccttaataataacaattagaACTGGGCCGTTGTAGCCCTAatgggcccgagcacaggcaatttcaagcctCTTGCAGTCGGtggagagagagcgatcgatgaccaagcacacttctccacgttgcatcgCGTTGCATGCGTTTAGCACACAgtggcaaggataaacgcttcacttcctgcgtccgtcacgcgatgtcgatccttgcctcctaattgctcattacggtccatGCTATCAAAtagcacatcacactgtgaaaatgttatgtaaatcgaatgatatttgtaaaacaaagcttacttcctgttgccagtaggtggcacaatcactattattacgcacagactaATAtgtctgttcaagtaggcgctctgatgtagcgtgagcaattttgtgtcaattggacgaTGTtaccacaacttaattttcacactgatcagctgTGACCATGaactaatattaatatatggatGTGTTCAGGTCAGGATTATGATCATGGGTCAGTAATTTTGGGCCGGTtcgataatgcagagtggattaacaaagtacttcctttttcatggcgaatcagtaggtggcgctataacgttgaggaaatattgacacacagcgctgttcaggcttggtctctgatcatgagacagaagctTGGttgtgataggacaatgcacactGCAGTTATAATATATTCCTCTTTTTTGGCGAACCATCAAAATGtcaagccacaccacggtcacaccgtgtaaCGTAGATGTTAATGATTCTCCTTTTACTCTCAATTATGAACTAGTTATCTCTCAACATTAATTGTCAAACATCTGTAAGTGTAATCCAACACATTAAAAATGTGTGAATGAACTCTTTAGCCCTGGGGTAGAAGATTTGTGCCTTGGGTAAACAATGGTCTTACACTGCCATCTGTGACTAATACTGCAGGTGCAGCTCAATCGTCTTGATTTGActcatcaaactttgacgccacggtcacacggtatgaCGAAAAGTTGGAATTTGAGATAGTATAGATCTCCATCATGTGTGCAGGCATACAGCTGATTAATGTCTTTCATGTAGGGATATGGCTGTGTAAacttaataaatgtttatattgataaaaaaatctatatccACGAACATTcgatagaagagaataaaatgtgatacatatatatatatagggtcTGTCATATGCATACATGGAAAACTACAAGAACCAAACTGGTGGTGCATGCACAGGCCTAAACTGTGGTTCTATGACTCTTGCATGTGTACATCTGGAACCGTTCTCCagctctgcaggaggatgtaTCTGATACACcttcttgtgctgctgtgtcatttgTGAATATCCTCTAAGGAGGATAAATTAAGGtacatcttatcttaccttatcttaaaTACATCAACATATGCaagacatttagttttttatcgtTTTATTTGGTGCGATactatcattgtgaggacattattATTGTGTATgttgttttgaaatcaaattgtaaATCCCTCTGTAACCAGTGCGAAAAATATAGGTTCAGTTGGAGCCCAATGTGTGAATGCcaagacacaggagacacaggttgcttttaaatatagtttGTATTCACTTTCACTGAACACAAAACAGTGTTTCAACTAGTCAACAAAAAGTCATGGAAAACTGACGCTGCTTCACACCTAAATCATTTGAGACCTAGGTTACACCTCCATTAACCTTGACAGTCCCCACAGCAGGTGAAGAAGTTAAAGTCAGCACAGTTACTTGGGGATGTTGGCGCAGCTGACTTCTTCCCCCTACAGCACAACCCCAGAATGTTGCGGACTCTCTTCCACAATGAAGCCTTCTttggtttctctgtcttctcaggcAGCCCCGTCTCCTTTGGTTTGGGAGCAGGGAGAAAATTGGAGAGAAATTCTTCCTCAGTGAGCTCAGGTCTGGAAACATAAGGTTTATATCTTTGGAGGATCTCATCAGAAGTAACCCTGAGCTTCTCCAGATTTGTTAGGAAAACATGACtgttcatctcctcctggaACTTGGTGTTgatcttctcctggttggttgtgggactttggcagacctcatGATAAGAAGCTATGatattctccagctcttcttggagatcgtacttcttcttcttcttcttctcctcctactggagctcggtgttgaacttctcctgggtgGTGGTATGACTTTAGCAGATCTcgtgatgagaagctttgagctcctccagctcttctcgGAGATcggacttcttcttcttctcctcctggagctcagtgtttaacttctcctggttggttgtatgactttgaCAGACattgtgataagaagctttgagcctctccagctcttcttggagaatgttcttcttcatcttctcctcctggagatcgctGTTGAAATTCTCCTGATTGGTtatatgactttggcagacctcgtgatgcaAAGTTTTGAGattatccagctcttcttggagaacgttcttcttcttcatctcctcctggagcttggcggggaacttctcctggttggttgtgtgACTTTGGTAGACCtcatgataagaagctttgatattctccagctcttcttggagagagttcttcatcctcttctcctcctggagctcggtgttgaacttctcctggtttgtTGTGTTACTTTTGCAGACAatttgataagaagctttgagatcCTCCAACTCTTCTTGGAGATGGTTCTTTTTAGTCTTCTCCTCCTAGAATtcagtgttgaacttctcctggtttgtTGTGTGACTTTGGTAGAAATCATCAAAGGACGCTATGAGGTTCTCAATCTCTACTtggagaatattttttttatccttctCCAACTGAACCTCATTGttaaacttctcctggttgatgATGTATGCCACCTTCAGCTCCTCGTAATCTTTCTGAagatcttttttattcttcctcttgATGGTGTGGTTTACCTGACAGGCGATCTTTGTGGCGCTGAGTGCTTCTGCATTGCTGTACTTTTGTAACTGCTCCAGCGcttgctttgttttctttcctctgttaatGGACATTTCCTTCAGTTTTTTCTGTCGAAACAGCTCTTGTTTTTGCTCCTCCAACTCTTTGCTCAGCTGGATCCTCCAGCTGTACTCTGTCCTCAAGTTGACATTCTCCTTGGCCAGAAGGTCTACGAGGTAACTTatttgttttgatggcgtgtttCTGTCGTTGCTTCAATTGCGTGTTtgcatttacaatttttttaacaatattttacatttcttatAAAAGCTAAACGGAGCGACCCAACTGTTTCCTTGAGGAATTGATCAGCCACTTGAATGCAAATTATATATAATCTATTTCTTCTTGGTCTTATTAAACTATAGCCTATTCTTAGTCCATTCAATTTCTTAATCAGAATAGAATTAATAATTGCTTAAATATCTGTTTTTATATCCACTTTCACTTTAAATACGTTATGTCATTATTAATAGCCACCATGAGATTAACTGATAACATTTGACTAACATGCTTTTAAAATCCTACAAAGTATGGACTGTTCGGGGAAATGAAGGGAAACATGTCTTTTAATAACAAGTTTATTTTATGATACACTGCCTACATTATCATAAATAAACAGATTCAAAATCCTTACCCACATAACCCTTGTCGTTTCTTTCCAATGTGGGAGAGCTGCCTGCTGATGAATCAGTTGTGTTGAGTCGGAAAGGTTCAGATTAAGATACAGTTTCATACTTGCATGTTTTACATATTGCTTTCAAATGGTACCTTAAAATGTGCtgtaaaaaatgtgtgtttagaaaaatatgaaaatagaaACTAAAGATGCCCCAGAAGTCCTCCCGCTCCCTGACATCACCCCCAGTGAATAAATCCACACACCCCACCAAAACCTACAGCATCTTAATTCTGGCAATTTGAACAGGCAAAAGTAGTCGAGAGCTCTCTGAAGAGAATACACTATTCAAAAAGATTAACTTTCTCCTTGCGTTTTCTTCGCGAATCTGCCGTGTCTGGACACACGCAATCAGTGTCGTGGGCTATGTGGGTGCACGTCAACAGCCAGTCCTGCATTAAGGACCGAAGTATCACagatctaattaaaaaaaaaaaagagcgaaATAAAGATGGTACAATAGAGCACTAAAAACCCAAAGCATGTCAACTCATATGGGCACACCGGCAGGGCTGGAGAAATCAATCTATGATCAAACACGgcaatcaatcaaataaatgGTAGATAATCAACACTAAACAATTCGTTTGCAAATTGATGAGGATGCTGAAACAAGATGCCGCCAGTAATAAAGTTTCATCATCTATTGACAGTAAAAGCCATGATTACAATACAGAGTGACCAGAATAATCAGCCAGAGCCATGAATCCCCAAATAAGGACGAGTCAAGGAGTGGTGgattaaaataaagttataatttcACCTAGACTTTGGGCTGATTCGCCCGGTGCAGTGATGTGACCTGACCATGCGTCTCCTCCCAGCACAGACCACAACAAAAAGGTTTGAGCTGAGTTGACCTGAGCACCTTTGAAATAATGCTTCTACCTAAGTATACAGCTAATTCTAAAATTCATAGAGAAACAAATGAAGACATTCTGTTATTAGTAGGAGCGCTGCTTTGTGCTTAAGGGGAGGGCACTAAGTGCTAACAGTGTCCAGGCACTTCACCGTAAGGAAAACACCTGGCACGGACCATTAGAAACTACAGTATGACCTTCAAAAACTAGAACCATGCATGAATAAACTGGCctctccactctgcacttttttCTACAGACGAGGgttaaatacacacaaagacacaaacaattcACAGGTTAAAATCAACATTAAAATGAGTCTCTTCTGACTGCCACAAAAACAGTGTTATCGAGAAGCTACAGTTTGAGTTATACCTCCCTCTTGTGGTGGGAGGAAGCTGAaacggagagaggagaaagtttTCATTCCGATCGAATCTGTGTCATTTTTCTGACCGTGTAGGAAAAGATAAGAGGTGAGCCGAGGTTTCTGCTGGAGCTGTGGTTTGCTGTGGCAGGGAGGCAGATGTGGGCATGGCGAGGGACTGCTGAGGGTCTTTAGTTGCCTGCGTTGACTGCAGCACCGGCGCTGCTGCTGATGCCCAGGTAGCTGGCTGCGCTGTCTGCAATACCCTGGAGCGGGACGATGACGCCGTCCAATAGGCCTTTGAGGGTGTTGATCTGTTCTACATCCAGGTTCTGGCAGGCATAGTAGAGAGAACCACCCACCCCAACGAGGAGCAGCATCTTGagcaacacagacagaaagcCTTGTCGGCCTGAGGGTTTGCTTGAAGAGACGTCACTGCCTGGTCGAGAAAAGGACTCTGAGCAGGTGCGGCTCTCAGTGTGGACGCTGCGCAGAAGGCGGGACTCATCCAGCCAGTACTCGCTTGGTTTTAGCGGCCGACCGGCCGCCCCTCGGATCGGACGCCTGCAGCTCGCACTGATTAGAGAAAAAAATTGTATCACAGTTTGTATTAACTTGACAGAAACTTAAGGACCAACAAACTAAGTTTTTCCGACGCTTTGAACTACATCCATGATTTCCCCCAGCTGACGTTTGCTAAGCTGGTAAAGAGATAACTGTACCATCTTACACCAAAGACCATGTGGGGTCAATGTCTCTAGTATTAGTCTTTTATTTCAGAGGGAACAAATGTCGCAATGAAAATAAAGCCAATTCCATCCACTGCTCAACACCATTAAATATGGTTAAATTAGAGAAAGCTAGTGATGGAGCCTTGAAATAGGACCCAACATTTAATCTAAGGTGAATTGAATGGCTTTATGGCGTGATTCACGTGCAATCCCGAGAAATCAATAGTTACCTGATGCCTGTTGGTGTG
Above is a genomic segment from Pleuronectes platessa chromosome 7, fPlePla1.1, whole genome shotgun sequence containing:
- the LOC128444534 gene encoding L-lactate dehydrogenase C chain isoform X2, whose amino-acid sequence is MLITCWYLYLAARSIAQQSFNMASILQKLITPVFSGPPEPPRNKVTVVGVGQVGMACAISVLLRELADELALVDVMEDKLKGEMMDLQHGSLFLKTPTIVADKDYSVTANSRIVVVTAGVRQQEGESRLNLVQRNVNIFKHIIPQIVRYSPDCIIIVVSNPVDVLTYVTWKLSGLPKHRVIGSGTNLDSARFRFLMADKLGIHASSFNGWILGEHGDTSVPVWSGTNVAGVNLQMLNPDIGTDCDEENWKETHKMVVDSAYEVIRLKGYTNWAIGLSVADLTESLMRNMNRIHPVSTMVQGMYGIDDQVYLSLPCVLNSGGVASVVNMTLTEDEVAQLQDSANTLWDIQKDLQDI